The DNA window CATTGTTAATTCCCCTTAACTTGGTTTTGTAAATTATTTAGCATTTTTTTTGTAACTTCGTCTCGAAGCTTGATGAGTTTTCTGTATTCGCAAAAGCTACCTCCAGAATTTCTGTAAGCCTCACAAGCTTGTATTGAAAGCTCAATGGTGTCTTTTAGTCGCTTGTCAATTTGCTCAACAGCAGCTTTGTCCTCATTGCTTTTTTCGATTTTGTCTTTTAAAAAAAACACTAACCTTAAAAGTGAGCTTGTGAAGGCCATTCCTTCGTTCACTATGTCTAATTTTTCTCTACCAAAAGAGCTTTCAAACCCTTTTAGGAGTGTATTTTTTACATCCACTGCGTCTAGCAGCTCATGAATATTTTTTACTGCGTTCATTACGCTACCTCCAAATTGTTTCTAAATTTTGCATTGTAGAATTCTAGTCTGTTTTTTACGCGCTGTACTATTGCTTTGTTTTGAATTTTGTGAAAACTCTTAGCGAATCTATGTACCCGTTAGAAACGGCCTTAGAATTGCCAAGTGAATCCCAAATTACGGTTTTTCTGTCGTTTGCCACAATTACAAAATGGTAAAAATTAGAACTTTCGTCTTTGTACTTTGCAATCAAAATATCCGATTCTAAAGGCACGTAAGAATTCGGATAATGTTTTTCATCAAAGTAGATATCTTCGTCAATACCTAAGTTTGCAAATATTGCGTTTGGAGAATTTACAAACGCATTGTCACCCCTTAGACAGCCTTTACTTACAAGTCCCTTGAAAAGTAAATCAATCTCAAAGCAATCTAAACATTTTTCGACGTTGTTTTTGATTTCTTTTACTACAAAGCCAACAAACAAAATGCAAAGGAAATAACACCCAAATTTAGAGATAATTTCGTTTTGTTCTTTGAATTTCATTTGCAAAGGCACCGCAAGTCTGTAAATTTCGACTTCCTTGAAAGTCACTTTGTTGAACTTTTTGAATTGCTCTGCACTTTCTAGTAATTCTGATTTGTACTTTTTTATGAAATAATCTTTCAAAAGATTATATAAAAAATTATATATACTTAAAAACATTTTGTTATTCATTTAGCTTTTCCAATTTCATTGATCTTAGTTGTTCTCTTAGAATTTCTTCTACTTTAATTTTTTCTTTTACGAGAATATTTCTAATTTCTTGTGCTAAGTTTTCTTTGTTTACAGTGTTGATGAAATCCGTAGTTCTTTTTAGATCTTCTTTTACTGAATTTTTCATTTCTTCGAATTCGGTTTTAATTTTAGCGCTATAATAATTCTCAAGTTCTTTGAAAACTTCTTTCTTAACAGCTTTGTAGTAATTCTCAAGTTCTTTGAAAACTTCAGCCTTGACGACCTTAGCTGCTTGAGTTTTGATGTCTGCTAGAAGTCCTTTAAAAGCGTATGTACCAATTCCAGAAATTGATATTATTAGCATGGCTATGATACTGCTTACAATATTTACTTTCTTTAGTTTTGCCATATACCCTCCATCAGATTTCAATTTTTTTTACAAAAAAAAATCATATTTCACCCACTTTGCACGCGTGTACAAAATAAATAAAACATGACTTAGCTAATTCAGACTATTGAGTCCAAATTATCTAATAGTGCTTTCACAGTATTAGATTTTGTAAATTGTATAACTTTTTTGTTAAAAATCAAATTATTTTGTTTTTTTTTTGAAAAAACCAAAATTTGTTGTACAATATTTTCGTAAGAGGATTTTTCATAAAATTACCTCCACAGGATTTTGACTTTATTATATATGAAGAAAGAAAAGAAAAGTCTAGTCGCAAGTGCAACCAGACTTTCACCCTTTCATCACTAGTGATGAATCGGTTTTCATAATACAATCATGAAAAATATTTTATTAGAAAAAGCTAATTTAGACAAATCCAATTCACAAAACTTGCTTATTAAGTTAGTGGAAAATAATCATAAAAAGACTTGTACGGATACTGTAAAAGTATCCTACGTCGAGTCTTTGATCAAAAAAATGTGCGTAAACCCATACAAAAGGATGCTGAAAGTCTACTGGGCAATCAGTGTTAAAAATAAAGACTACAAAAAAACATTCGGGATTGAGTGTTATTCGGCTTGTGACATTTACAGAATTGTAGCAAAACTTCTAGAAAAAGATGGAAAAAGAGTTGTTTGTAATCGTACTGTCCAGCGAGACATTAAGATTCTAAATGATCTTGGCCTAATTCAAACCGTACTCCGAAAATTTGGAAAACACAAAACCGGTCATGGAAGTGTTGCACATTATATTCAAAACATGCAATTTGTAGCCTGCCACAAAGAAATAATTTGGGAATATTTCGTATCTTTACTTGAAGAAAAACTTGCAAACAAAAAAATAGTAGGCGACTTCGACTGGAACATTCAAAATGCGGTGTTCAAAGTTTCTAAATTCCAAAATATCCAAAACAAATTTCAAAATCATACTAAGAATACCACATCCTTTAGGTTTGTTGACAACAAGGTTTCAGAAAAAAATTCCTATGGGACTTTTGAACAATCATGTGACATTACTTTACACAGTCAACACAGTAAAAGTCGTGTCAATACTATGTCGCCTCATGAGTCGCCGCCTGTTATTAATAAAGCTAATATAAGTAATATTAAGTATAAGAATTCAAAGAATTCTTATACTAAATCAAAAATTCTAAAAAACAATATTAATTTTGGAAAAAAAGACGTAGAGTCTCGACTTATTCAAAGAGACATTCCAAAAGATTTCCTTTAC is part of the Borreliella garinii genome and encodes:
- a CDS encoding plasmid maintenance protein, with translation MKNILLEKANLDKSNSQNLLIKLVENNHKKTCTDTVKVSYVESLIKKMCVNPYKRMLKVYWAISVKNKDYKKTFGIECYSACDIYRIVAKLLEKDGKRVVCNRTVQRDIKILNDLGLIQTVLRKFGKHKTGHGSVAHYIQNMQFVACHKEIIWEYFVSLLEEKLANKKIVGDFDWNIQNAVFKVSKFQNIQNKFQNHTKNTTSFRFVDNKVSEKNSYGTFEQSCDITLHSQHSKSRVNTMSPHESPPVINKANISNIKYKNSKNSYTKSKILKNNINFGKKDVESRLIQRDIPKDFLYRVKDLSNNESTYKNALNNLETVLDDHQDVKVKYILEHFLEQFSEYRYKIWMMMKRNDGVISDYYLIWKDRFTEFVSKKVELNDYVKKVLAIEAKERENRSRERLERSKNNQVQSDKQIPNSAVNQQQYNVNRGAPPQLQQSQQLPHRRIYERENTKGIVKDSSGFKSLKGLTLDSLGISKKE
- a CDS encoding DUF261 family protein; this encodes MNNKMFLSIYNFLYNLLKDYFIKKYKSELLESAEQFKKFNKVTFKEVEIYRLAVPLQMKFKEQNEIISKFGCYFLCILFVGFVVKEIKNNVEKCLDCFEIDLLFKGLVSKGCLRGDNAFVNSPNAIFANLGIDEDIYFDEKHYPNSYVPLESDILIAKYKDESSNFYHFVIVANDRKTVIWDSLGNSKAVSNGYIDSLRVFTKFKTKQ